The Pseudosulfitobacter pseudonitzschiae genome includes a region encoding these proteins:
- a CDS encoding SDR family NAD(P)-dependent oxidoreductase encodes MRTVLVTGAARGIGRAIAANLAVDHAVAITHNTTPPDALLADWPAVHALHADLAEPASAARVVDAVLAKFGRLDVIVNNAGAIEMDDGNAHLNHTVNVAAPIALLDAALPQLTAGACVINISSVNATLPAKGAAAYSASKAALNLWTRAMAKELGPRGIRVNAVAPGAIERSESPRPPELVKAFVDMTALGRAGVPEDIAKVVRFLASEAAGFITGEVITVSGGYRL; translated from the coding sequence ATGCGCACGGTTCTGGTTACGGGTGCTGCGCGCGGCATCGGACGCGCCATCGCGGCCAATTTGGCCGTCGATCACGCAGTTGCCATCACCCACAACACCACCCCGCCCGATGCGTTGCTGGCGGATTGGCCTGCGGTTCACGCCCTCCATGCCGACCTTGCCGAACCGGCCAGTGCTGCGCGGGTGGTCGACGCGGTCCTCGCAAAGTTCGGCAGGCTGGATGTGATCGTGAACAACGCAGGCGCCATTGAAATGGACGATGGCAACGCGCACCTGAACCACACGGTGAACGTGGCCGCCCCGATAGCCTTGCTTGACGCCGCTTTGCCGCAGCTGACCGCAGGGGCATGTGTCATCAACATCTCGTCGGTCAACGCCACCCTGCCCGCCAAGGGTGCCGCCGCCTATTCCGCCAGCAAGGCCGCGCTGAACCTGTGGACACGTGCAATGGCCAAGGAACTGGGCCCGCGCGGCATCCGTGTCAACGCAGTGGCCCCCGGAGCCATTGAGCGCAGCGAAAGCCCCCGCCCACCCGAACTGGTAAAGGCATTCGTCGACATGACCGCACTGGGCCGTGCAGGTGTGCCCGAAGACATCGCAAAGGTGGTGCGTTTTCTGGCATCGGAGGCAGCGGGTTTCATCACCGGAGAGGTCATTACCGTGTCGGGCGGATACAGGCTTTGA
- the acnA gene encoding aconitate hydratase AcnA, with protein sequence MPITVGHDTSKTRKTLTVGDQSVAYYSIPAATEAGLGDFSKLPAALKVVLENMLRFEDGKTVTTDDIKAFAEWATKGGNNPREIAYRPARVLMQDFTGVPAVVDLAAMRDGLKALGGDPEKINPLNPVDLVIDHSVMIDEFGNPRAFQMNVDREYERNMERYVFLKWGQKAFNNFRVVPPGTGICHQVNLEYLAQTVWSDVDQNGETVAYPDTLVGTDSHTTMVNGAAVLGWGVGGIEAEAAMLGQPISMLIPEVVGFELTGRMMEGTTGTDLVLKVVEMLREKGVVSKFVEFYGEGLDHLPLADRATIANMAPEYGATCGFFPIDDETLRYLRNTGREEDRIALVEAYAKENGMWRGADYAPVYTDTLHLDMGEIVPAISGPKRPQDYIALTSAHTAFAEYVNGLRGGTDASASSEVRWEGEGGQPEPNDIPGDEGNHKRGYVKTDDGHYQLHDGSIVIASITSCTNTSNPYVMIGAGLVARKARALGLTRKPWVKTSLAPGSQVVSHYLEAAGLQEDLDAIGFNLVGYGCTTCIGNSGPLDPEISKAINDYDLIGTSVLSGNRNFEGRISPDVRANYLASPPLVVAYALVGDMNVDLANGVLGQDQNGNDVYLKDIWPTTHEVAELVEQTVTRAAFQDKYADVFKGDEKWQGVEVTDSMTYDWPPQSTYVQNPPYFQNMSKEPGVITNIQNAKVLAVLGDMITTDHISPAGSFKESTPAGQYLVERQVPVREFNSYGSRRGNHEVMMRGTFANIRIKNEMLDGVEGGYTKGPDGEQTSIFDAAMAYQENDTPLVIFGGEQYGAGSSRDWAAKGTALLGVKAVIAENFERIHRSNLVGMGVIPFEFTGSDTRKSLGLTGEETVSISGLDTIKPLQEVPCSITMADGTVKDIKIKCRIDTAIEIEYIEHGGVLHYVLRNLAKDDAIAAE encoded by the coding sequence ATGCCCATCACTGTTGGCCATGATACGTCCAAAACCCGCAAGACACTGACCGTGGGCGACCAGTCGGTTGCCTATTATTCCATCCCCGCCGCGACCGAAGCAGGCTTGGGCGATTTTTCGAAGTTGCCCGCCGCGTTGAAAGTGGTGCTGGAAAACATGCTGCGGTTCGAAGACGGCAAGACCGTCACAACCGACGACATCAAGGCATTTGCCGAATGGGCGACCAAAGGCGGCAACAACCCGCGCGAGATCGCCTATCGCCCGGCGCGCGTTCTGATGCAGGATTTCACAGGTGTGCCGGCCGTGGTCGACCTTGCCGCGATGCGTGACGGTCTCAAGGCATTGGGCGGCGACCCTGAAAAGATCAACCCGCTGAACCCTGTCGATCTGGTCATCGACCACTCGGTGATGATCGACGAATTCGGCAACCCGCGCGCGTTCCAGATGAACGTCGACCGCGAATACGAACGGAACATGGAACGCTATGTGTTCCTGAAGTGGGGCCAGAAGGCGTTTAACAACTTTCGCGTGGTGCCCCCCGGAACCGGCATCTGCCACCAGGTGAACCTTGAGTATCTGGCGCAGACCGTCTGGTCGGACGTTGATCAGAACGGCGAAACCGTGGCCTATCCCGACACGCTGGTCGGCACCGACAGCCACACCACAATGGTCAACGGTGCCGCCGTTCTGGGCTGGGGCGTGGGCGGCATCGAGGCCGAAGCCGCAATGCTGGGTCAGCCGATCTCGATGCTGATCCCCGAAGTTGTCGGGTTCGAGCTGACAGGCCGGATGATGGAAGGCACCACAGGCACCGATCTGGTGCTGAAAGTTGTGGAAATGCTGCGCGAAAAAGGTGTGGTCAGCAAATTCGTCGAATTCTACGGCGAAGGTCTGGATCACCTGCCGCTGGCAGACCGTGCAACCATCGCCAACATGGCACCGGAATATGGTGCCACATGCGGGTTCTTCCCGATCGACGACGAAACCCTGCGCTACTTGCGCAACACCGGTCGTGAGGAGGACCGCATCGCGCTGGTCGAAGCCTATGCCAAGGAAAACGGCATGTGGCGCGGCGCGGACTATGCGCCGGTCTACACAGACACGCTGCATCTGGACATGGGCGAGATCGTGCCCGCCATCTCGGGCCCCAAACGCCCGCAGGACTATATCGCGCTGACATCGGCCCATACTGCATTTGCCGAATACGTCAACGGCCTGCGCGGCGGCACCGATGCTTCCGCAAGTTCGGAAGTGCGTTGGGAAGGTGAAGGCGGACAGCCCGAACCCAACGACATTCCCGGTGACGAGGGCAACCACAAGCGCGGCTACGTCAAAACCGACGATGGTCACTACCAGCTTCACGACGGGTCCATCGTGATCGCCTCAATCACCTCGTGCACCAACACATCCAACCCCTATGTGATGATCGGTGCGGGTCTTGTGGCCCGCAAAGCCCGCGCCTTGGGTCTGACCCGCAAACCTTGGGTCAAAACATCGCTGGCCCCTGGCTCGCAGGTTGTGTCGCATTATCTCGAAGCTGCCGGTCTGCAAGAAGATCTGGACGCCATCGGCTTCAACCTTGTCGGCTATGGCTGCACCACCTGCATCGGCAACTCGGGCCCGCTGGACCCGGAGATCAGCAAGGCGATCAACGACTATGACCTGATCGGCACCTCGGTCCTGTCGGGCAACCGCAACTTCGAAGGCCGGATTTCGCCCGACGTGCGCGCCAACTATCTGGCGTCGCCGCCGCTGGTCGTAGCCTATGCGCTGGTCGGTGACATGAACGTGGATCTGGCGAACGGCGTCTTGGGTCAGGATCAGAACGGCAATGACGTCTACCTGAAAGACATCTGGCCCACCACGCATGAGGTGGCTGAACTGGTGGAACAAACTGTCACCCGTGCCGCTTTTCAGGACAAATATGCCGACGTCTTCAAGGGCGATGAAAAATGGCAGGGCGTCGAAGTGACGGACAGCATGACCTATGACTGGCCGCCGCAATCGACCTATGTGCAAAACCCGCCCTACTTCCAGAACATGAGCAAGGAGCCGGGCGTGATCACCAACATCCAGAACGCCAAGGTACTGGCCGTTCTGGGCGACATGATCACCACCGACCACATCTCGCCTGCCGGTTCGTTCAAGGAAAGCACGCCTGCCGGTCAATATCTGGTGGAACGTCAGGTGCCGGTGCGCGAATTCAACTCGTACGGCAGCCGTCGCGGCAACCACGAGGTGATGATGCGCGGCACCTTTGCCAACATCCGCATCAAGAACGAAATGCTGGACGGCGTCGAGGGCGGCTATACCAAGGGCCCCGATGGCGAACAGACCTCGATCTTTGACGCGGCGATGGCCTATCAGGAAAACGACACGCCGCTGGTGATCTTTGGCGGCGAACAGTACGGCGCGGGTTCTTCGCGCGACTGGGCGGCCAAGGGCACGGCGCTGCTGGGCGTCAAGGCCGTGATCGCGGAAAACTTCGAGCGTATCCACCGCTCGAACCTTGTGGGCATGGGCGTCATCCCGTTCGAGTTCACCGGCAGCGACACCCGCAAGTCGCTGGGTCTGACCGGCGAGGAAACCGTGTCGATCAGCGGTCTGGACACCATCAAGCCGCTGCAGGAAGTACCTTGCAGCATCACGATGGCGGACGGTACGGTGAAAGACATCAAGATCAAGTGCCGCATCGATACGGCAATCGAGATCGAATACATCGAACACGGCGGCGTCCTGCACTATGTGCTCCGCAACCTTGCCAAAGACGACGCTATCGCGGCGGAATAG
- a CDS encoding DUF1223 domain-containing protein — MKSVLSVITAALLSVATPGAAESPVVVELFTSQGCSSCPPADRIFAELARRDDVIALALHVDYWDYIGWKDELAVPAYADRQRGYAAAAHRRSIYTPQMVVNGQTDIVGARPMELSEVIAEHAAIASPVTLGITRDGDVLNISAQTTGAPGQMTVQLVRYTPMTETSITRGENAGMTLQYANVAHDWQVLDTWDGSSDLAMSTRVTGDAPLVVLIQLGAHGAILAADALR; from the coding sequence ATGAAATCTGTCCTGTCTGTCATCACTGCAGCGTTGCTGTCCGTGGCCACGCCCGGTGCCGCAGAATCGCCTGTGGTGGTCGAGCTGTTTACCTCGCAGGGCTGTTCATCCTGCCCGCCCGCAGACAGGATTTTTGCAGAACTGGCCCGCCGCGATGACGTGATCGCTTTGGCGCTGCATGTGGATTACTGGGATTATATCGGTTGGAAGGACGAACTGGCCGTTCCCGCCTATGCTGATCGCCAACGCGGTTATGCCGCCGCAGCGCACCGTCGGTCGATCTATACGCCGCAAATGGTTGTGAACGGACAGACCGACATCGTCGGCGCACGCCCGATGGAATTGTCCGAGGTTATTGCCGAACATGCGGCTATTGCGTCACCTGTGACGCTGGGCATTACACGCGATGGGGATGTGCTGAACATTTCTGCACAGACTACGGGCGCGCCGGGGCAGATGACGGTTCAGCTGGTGCGTTATACCCCAATGACCGAGACCAGCATAACCCGGGGTGAAAATGCGGGGATGACGTTGCAATACGCCAATGTCGCGCATGACTGGCAGGTTCTGGACACGTGGGACGGCAGCAGCGATCTGGCGATGAGCACACGGGTGACTGGCGACGCGCCTTTGGTTGTGTTGATCCAACTGGGAGCGCATGGCGCCATTTTAGCGGCTGACGCGCTGCGCTGA
- a CDS encoding lysophospholipid acyltransferase family protein has protein sequence MPKADPSTMPLRERAGHYISNAIIYTLIRVALVLPYATRVALLGGLVERVVGPLVGYRRRAEANLALIFPEMPTLERRRIARACLNNAGRSIIENYSSQEFLKRMDSQPISGAGFDALREADAADRPVILVTGHFGNYEATRAALVAQGFAVGGLYRDMANPYFNAHYVKTMQAFGGPVFPQGRRGTSGFVRHLRGGGQLVLLFDQHVFEGTVLDFMGQPAKTALSAAELALRFNALLIPFYGIRQDDGLSFETVLEAPIAHSDPETMTQALNDSLAVRVREHPEQWFWVHRRWRAYNA, from the coding sequence ATGCCCAAAGCCGACCCATCGACCATGCCGCTGCGTGAACGCGCCGGACACTATATTTCCAACGCGATCATCTACACGCTGATCCGCGTGGCGCTGGTGCTGCCCTATGCCACGCGCGTGGCGCTGCTGGGCGGGCTGGTGGAACGCGTGGTTGGGCCACTGGTGGGCTACCGCCGCCGCGCCGAAGCCAACCTTGCTCTGATCTTTCCCGAAATGCCCACCCTCGAACGGCGGCGTATCGCGCGGGCCTGCCTGAACAACGCAGGCCGCAGCATCATCGAGAATTATTCATCGCAAGAGTTCCTGAAACGCATGGACAGCCAGCCGATCAGCGGCGCAGGGTTTGACGCATTGCGCGAAGCTGACGCCGCCGATCGTCCGGTCATTCTGGTGACGGGGCATTTTGGCAACTACGAAGCAACGCGCGCAGCACTGGTGGCACAGGGTTTTGCCGTGGGCGGGCTGTACCGCGACATGGCCAACCCCTATTTCAACGCCCATTACGTCAAAACGATGCAGGCCTTTGGCGGCCCCGTCTTTCCGCAAGGGCGGCGCGGCACGTCCGGTTTCGTGCGTCATTTGCGCGGTGGCGGGCAGTTGGTGTTGTTGTTTGACCAGCATGTGTTCGAAGGCACTGTGCTGGATTTCATGGGCCAGCCTGCAAAAACCGCGCTGTCAGCGGCAGAGCTGGCGTTGCGGTTCAATGCGCTGCTGATCCCGTTTTACGGCATCCGGCAGGACGACGGTCTTAGTTTTGAAACCGTTCTGGAAGCACCGATCGCGCATTCCGATCCCGAAACGATGACGCAGGCGCTGAACGACAGCCTTGCCGTCCGGGTACGCGAGCATCCCGAACAGTGGTTCTGGGTGCATCGCCGTTGGCGGGCCTACAACGCCTGA
- a CDS encoding DMT family transporter: protein MPHTAANPARAILLAVLAIACFGGMDASVKAISPLTGTVPALWARYGGQMLVVLILVAPRLRTVARSAYPKLQIARSLLLMIATGFFFTALGQIGLAEATAVMSLNPVLITLGGALFLGEALGPRRIFAIAAALIGALIIIRPGSDVFAPAALLPLGSAVCFAAYTLITRRLGSDEDVWTSLFYTGLVGSVVMSCLVPFHWTPLTPTSAILMVMIGCFGTAGQLMLIRALSQAEAGLLAPFNYTGLVLAVLWGLLLFNEFPDVWTLVGALVIVGAGLYVWHRETRLARAPALPQV from the coding sequence ATGCCTCACACCGCCGCCAACCCCGCCCGCGCCATCTTGCTGGCCGTTCTTGCCATTGCCTGTTTTGGCGGCATGGATGCCAGCGTCAAGGCGATCAGCCCGCTGACCGGCACTGTTCCCGCGCTGTGGGCGCGCTATGGCGGGCAGATGCTGGTGGTTCTGATCCTTGTGGCCCCGCGTCTGCGCACTGTCGCACGCAGCGCATACCCCAAGCTGCAAATCGCGCGATCCTTGCTGCTGATGATCGCCACCGGCTTTTTCTTTACCGCTCTGGGCCAGATCGGACTGGCCGAGGCGACCGCAGTCATGTCGCTGAACCCTGTTCTGATCACCCTTGGCGGGGCGTTGTTTCTGGGCGAGGCATTGGGCCCGCGCCGTATCTTTGCCATCGCCGCCGCCCTGATCGGTGCGCTGATCATAATCCGCCCCGGATCGGATGTGTTTGCACCCGCCGCGCTGTTGCCGCTGGGTTCGGCTGTGTGCTTTGCCGCGTATACGCTGATCACGCGCCGCCTTGGGTCGGACGAGGATGTGTGGACATCGCTGTTCTACACCGGGCTTGTCGGCTCGGTCGTGATGAGCTGTCTTGTCCCCTTCCACTGGACCCCGCTGACGCCGACATCGGCCATCTTGATGGTGATGATCGGCTGCTTTGGCACTGCCGGACAGTTGATGCTGATCCGCGCCCTGTCGCAGGCCGAAGCGGGGCTTCTGGCGCCGTTCAACTATACCGGGCTGGTATTGGCCGTGCTTTGGGGGCTGCTGTTATTCAACGAATTCCCCGACGTGTGGACGCTGGTCGGTGCGCTTGTGATCGTGGGGGCAGGTCTATATGTCTGGCATCGCGAAACCCGTCTGGCGCGTGCGCCGGCCCTGCCTCAGGTGTGA
- a CDS encoding flagellar motor switch protein FliG — MILSSPLSGLPAASGPQVSGAPVQLSRRAKAAVVVRLLLNEGADIPLEDLPEELQAHLTKAMGQMRTVDRDTLSAVVSEFAEEVERIGLRFPGGIAGALNALDGKISPQTAARLRKEAGVRQTGDPWARIREIGAEKLLPVLQSESIEVCAVVMSKLEVKKAAGLLGMLAGPRARQITYAVSLTGSVTPDAVERIGLSLAMQLNAQPLGAFASGPVERVGAILNSSTSVTRDDMLEGLDETDQGFANAVRKAIFTFANIPQRIAPRDIPRVLREVDPADLLVAMAGAEAAGMKASADFILENMSGRMADALREETQEAPAPKPVDHDAATANMVAAIRKLEAEGELILMAEEED; from the coding sequence CTGATTCTGTCCTCCCCCCTGTCCGGCCTGCCTGCTGCCTCTGGGCCGCAGGTGTCCGGCGCACCCGTCCAGCTAAGCCGCCGCGCCAAGGCTGCCGTTGTCGTGCGCCTGTTGCTGAACGAAGGGGCCGACATCCCGCTGGAAGATCTGCCCGAAGAATTGCAGGCCCACCTGACCAAGGCGATGGGCCAGATGCGCACCGTCGACCGTGACACCCTGTCTGCCGTGGTATCCGAATTCGCCGAAGAGGTTGAACGCATCGGCCTGCGCTTTCCCGGTGGTATCGCGGGGGCACTGAACGCGCTGGACGGCAAGATCAGCCCGCAAACCGCCGCGCGGCTGCGCAAAGAGGCCGGCGTGCGCCAGACGGGCGACCCTTGGGCACGCATCCGCGAGATCGGGGCGGAAAAACTGTTGCCGGTGCTGCAAAGCGAAAGCATCGAAGTTTGCGCCGTGGTGATGTCCAAGCTGGAGGTGAAAAAGGCCGCTGGCCTGCTTGGCATGCTTGCGGGCCCCCGCGCGCGCCAGATCACCTATGCGGTGTCGCTGACCGGCTCTGTCACGCCTGACGCGGTGGAACGCATCGGCCTGTCGCTGGCGATGCAACTGAACGCGCAACCGTTGGGGGCCTTTGCCAGCGGGCCGGTAGAACGCGTCGGCGCGATCCTGAACTCCTCAACCTCGGTCACCCGCGACGACATGCTCGAGGGGTTGGACGAGACCGATCAGGGCTTTGCCAATGCGGTGCGCAAGGCGATCTTTACCTTTGCCAACATCCCGCAACGCATCGCCCCCCGCGATATTCCGCGCGTCCTGCGCGAGGTTGATCCAGCCGATCTGTTGGTCGCAATGGCCGGTGCCGAGGCTGCGGGCATGAAAGCCTCTGCCGATTTCATTCTGGAGAATATGTCGGGGCGTATGGCCGATGCCCTGCGTGAAGAAACGCAGGAGGCACCGGCCCCCAAACCCGTCGATCACGACGCGGCCACCGCCAATATGGTCGCCGCCATCCGCAAGCTGGAGGCCGAGGGCGAATTGATCCTGATGGCAGAAGAGGAAGATTAG
- a CDS encoding rhodanese-like domain-containing protein translates to MESETTDHGVLEHWTPEEVKAAFDRSEIILIDVRTPQEFNFERIDGALLAPMQAFKPEHMPGQSTKQIVFHCGSGVRSGKVANQCLESGFERVAHMKGGFGAWKEAGLEYTGTDMATGAPTAMKNSTG, encoded by the coding sequence ATGGAATCCGAAACAACAGACCACGGCGTTCTTGAACACTGGACGCCCGAAGAGGTGAAAGCCGCGTTTGACCGCAGCGAAATCATCCTGATCGACGTGCGCACCCCGCAAGAATTCAACTTTGAACGGATCGACGGTGCTCTGTTGGCCCCAATGCAGGCGTTCAAACCCGAACATATGCCCGGCCAATCCACCAAACAGATCGTGTTTCACTGCGGTTCGGGCGTCAGGTCCGGCAAAGTGGCCAATCAATGCCTTGAAAGCGGTTTTGAGCGTGTTGCCCATATGAAGGGCGGGTTTGGCGCATGGAAAGAGGCCGGTTTGGAATACACCGGAACGGATATGGCCACCGGCGCCCCGACCGCGATGAAAAACTCCACCGGCTAA
- a CDS encoding MBL fold metallo-hydrolase, whose amino-acid sequence MKFARTSASSGAGSPDVTGFYDDATGSIQYLVSDPSTRKAALIDIVLGFRPQSASTDPDSVDAILRFAEHEELEIEWILDTHPHADHLMASSLLKERLNKPNAIGEKVIEIAELWRGHYNMPDAFDPRADFDHLFQNADQFEIGDLPVRVILSPGHTLGSISYVVGTDAAFVHDTFMQPDVGTSRADFPGGSAATLYDSLQTILQLPDHTRLFIGHDYGTDNRPGPAWESTVLEQRRHNAHIGGGTSKQAFVKQREARDKTLALPDRMLHVLQMNLRAGRLPDPEDDGRHYLKIPMNTF is encoded by the coding sequence ATGAAATTCGCACGTACAAGCGCATCTTCCGGCGCAGGTTCGCCAGATGTTACCGGGTTTTACGACGATGCCACCGGCAGCATCCAATACCTTGTCTCGGACCCGTCCACCCGCAAAGCTGCGCTGATCGACATCGTACTGGGCTTTCGCCCGCAAAGCGCGTCCACCGATCCCGACAGCGTTGACGCCATTCTGCGCTTTGCAGAACACGAAGAGCTTGAGATCGAGTGGATTCTGGACACCCACCCACATGCCGATCACCTTATGGCCTCGTCCCTGCTCAAAGAGCGTTTGAACAAGCCCAACGCCATCGGCGAGAAAGTCATCGAAATTGCCGAGCTCTGGCGCGGTCATTACAACATGCCGGATGCCTTTGACCCCCGTGCAGATTTTGACCACCTGTTCCAAAACGCAGACCAGTTCGAGATCGGCGACCTGCCCGTGCGGGTGATCCTGTCGCCGGGCCACACGCTGGGGTCGATTTCATATGTGGTCGGCACCGACGCGGCCTTTGTGCATGACACATTCATGCAGCCCGACGTGGGCACATCGCGCGCCGACTTTCCCGGAGGGTCCGCCGCGACGCTTTACGACAGCCTGCAAACCATCCTGCAACTGCCGGACCATACGCGTTTGTTCATCGGCCACGATTACGGCACCGACAACCGGCCTGGCCCCGCGTGGGAATCGACGGTTCTGGAGCAGCGCAGACACAACGCCCACATTGGCGGCGGCACCTCCAAGCAGGCATTTGTCAAACAGCGCGAGGCCCGCGACAAGACCCTCGCCCTGCCCGACCGGATGCTGCACGTCTTGCAGATGAACCTGCGGGCGGGCCGTCTTCCTGATCCGGAAGACGACGGAAGGCACTATCTGAAAATTCCAATGAACACATTTTAA
- the purB gene encoding adenylosuccinate lyase, translating into MIPRYSRPDMVAIWEPATKFKIWYEIEAHACDAMADLGVIPRENADAVWKAKDVEFDVARIDEIEAVTKHDVIAFLTHLAEHVGSDEARFVHQGMTSSDVLDTCLNVQLVRAADILLADLDALLAALKKRAMEHKNTVRVGRSHGIHAEPTTMGLTFARFYAEMDRNRDRLKAARAEIATGAISGAVGTFANVDPAVEAHVCAKLGLTPEPISTQVIPRDRHAMFFAVLGVIASSIENVAIEIRHMQRTEVLEGAEFFSMGQKGSSAMPHKKNPVLTENLTGLARLVRMSVIPAMENVALWHERDISHSSVERTIGPDTTITLDFALARLTGVIDKMLVFPQNMLDNMNKFPGLVMSQRVLLALTQAGVSREDAYAMVQRNALKVWEDRVDFREQLLADDDVVAALGKDAINEKFDMDYHTKHVDTIFARVFGD; encoded by the coding sequence ATGATCCCCCGCTATTCCCGTCCAGATATGGTTGCGATCTGGGAGCCAGCTACAAAATTCAAGATCTGGTACGAAATCGAAGCCCACGCCTGTGATGCGATGGCCGATCTGGGTGTTATCCCGCGCGAAAACGCCGATGCCGTGTGGAAGGCCAAGGACGTCGAATTCGACGTGGCCCGCATCGACGAGATCGAAGCCGTGACCAAACATGACGTCATCGCCTTTCTGACGCATCTGGCCGAACACGTCGGCAGCGACGAGGCCCGATTTGTCCATCAGGGCATGACATCGTCCGATGTTCTGGACACCTGCCTGAACGTGCAGCTTGTGCGCGCCGCCGACATTCTGCTGGCCGATCTGGACGCGCTGCTGGCGGCGCTGAAAAAACGCGCGATGGAACATAAAAACACCGTCCGCGTCGGGCGCAGCCACGGCATCCACGCAGAGCCTACAACCATGGGCCTGACCTTTGCCCGTTTCTACGCCGAGATGGACCGCAACCGCGACCGCCTGAAGGCCGCGCGTGCAGAGATTGCCACAGGTGCGATTTCCGGTGCTGTCGGCACCTTTGCCAACGTCGATCCTGCGGTCGAAGCCCACGTTTGCGCCAAGTTGGGCCTGACACCCGAGCCGATCAGCACGCAGGTGATCCCCCGCGACCGTCACGCGATGTTCTTTGCCGTTCTGGGCGTCATCGCCTCGTCGATCGAAAACGTCGCCATCGAAATCCGCCACATGCAGCGCACCGAAGTGCTTGAAGGTGCGGAGTTCTTCTCGATGGGTCAAAAGGGCTCGTCCGCGATGCCGCACAAGAAAAACCCTGTTCTGACCGAAAACCTGACCGGTCTTGCCCGGCTGGTGCGTATGTCAGTGATCCCGGCGATGGAAAACGTGGCCCTGTGGCACGAACGCGACATCTCGCACAGCTCGGTAGAACGGACCATCGGCCCCGACACCACCATCACGCTGGACTTTGCACTGGCGCGGCTGACGGGCGTGATCGACAAGATGCTGGTCTTCCCGCAGAACATGCTGGACAACATGAACAAATTCCCCGGTCTGGTGATGAGCCAGCGGGTGCTGTTGGCCCTGACGCAGGCCGGCGTCAGCCGCGAGGACGCCTATGCGATGGTGCAGCGCAATGCGCTGAAGGTCTGGGAAGACCGCGTTGATTTCCGCGAGCAACTGCTGGCTGACGACGATGTTGTTGCCGCATTGGGCAAGGACGCGATCAACGAGAAATTCGACATGGATTACCACACCAAACACGTCGACACGATCTTTGCCCGCGTGTTCGGCGACTAG
- a CDS encoding DUF6314 family protein has protein sequence MTLSQCARSLSDFAGLWRLEREIVHDDGTLAQFSGTAQWMPEGDRLRCVEAGTMRIGSSPPMSGQRVYFWDADLWVYFDDGRPFHRVPPTGGDTGHWCDPDQYDGNYDFSQWPAFTVTWSVRGPRKAYRMVSRYSLA, from the coding sequence ATGACCCTCTCACAGTGCGCCCGTTCCCTGAGTGATTTTGCTGGCCTGTGGCGGCTGGAGCGCGAGATTGTGCATGACGATGGCACATTGGCGCAGTTTTCGGGCACGGCACAGTGGATGCCCGAGGGCGACAGGCTGCGCTGCGTCGAGGCTGGCACAATGCGCATCGGCAGCAGTCCACCGATGTCAGGGCAGCGCGTGTATTTTTGGGACGCCGACCTTTGGGTTTACTTTGACGACGGGCGACCGTTTCACCGCGTACCACCCACGGGCGGTGACACGGGCCACTGGTGCGATCCCGACCAATATGACGGCAATTATGACTTTAGCCAGTGGCCCGCCTTCACTGTGACATGGTCGGTGCGCGGTCCGCGCAAGGCTTACCGGATGGTCAGCCGCTACAGCCTTGCGTGA
- a CDS encoding biotin transporter BioY — MSDLLSSENKLTQGARQVMMVAAGILLLAVAAKIKVPMWPVPITMGTFAVLTIGAAYGARLGLVTILGYMLLGALGMDVFAGSSAEATGLTYMMGGTGGYLVGYVLATVILGLLAQRGWDRSIGWMALAMLIGNVAIYLPGLAWLGQLYGWDQPILQWGLTPFLVGDAIKLALAAVMLPAVWKLVDRARG, encoded by the coding sequence CTGAGCGATCTTCTTAGTTCAGAGAATAAACTGACACAGGGCGCACGTCAGGTGATGATGGTGGCCGCAGGTATTCTGTTGCTTGCAGTTGCAGCAAAAATCAAAGTTCCTATGTGGCCGGTTCCGATCACAATGGGCACATTTGCAGTGCTGACCATAGGTGCGGCATATGGTGCGCGTCTGGGTCTGGTGACGATCCTTGGCTATATGTTGCTGGGCGCTTTGGGCATGGATGTGTTCGCAGGCTCTTCTGCCGAAGCAACTGGCCTGACCTATATGATGGGCGGCACGGGCGGCTATCTGGTGGGCTATGTTCTGGCAACTGTGATTCTGGGCTTGCTGGCACAACGCGGCTGGGACCGGTCAATTGGCTGGATGGCGCTGGCAATGCTGATCGGGAACGTGGCGATTTACCTGCCCGGTCTGGCGTGGCTGGGTCAGCTTTACGGTTGGGACCAACCGATCCTGCAATGGGGTCTGACACCGTTTCTGGTGGGTGATGCGATCAAACTTGCACTGGCCGCTGTGATGCTGCCCGCCGTATGGAAGCTGGTTGACCGCGCACGCGGCTGA